Proteins co-encoded in one Flavobacteriaceae bacterium MAR_2009_75 genomic window:
- a CDS encoding polyribonucleotide nucleotidyltransferase has translation MIPKVFKEVIDLGDGREISIETGKLAKQAHGSVVVQSGKCMLLCTVVSNYKQSDVDFLPLTVDYREKFAAAGRYPGGFFKREARPSDGEVLTMRLVDRVLRPLFPKDYHAETQVMIQLMSHDEDVMPDAMAGLAASAAIQLSDFPFECAISEARVGRVNGEFIINPTRAQLEESDIDMMIGASADSVMMVEGEMDEISEEEMTEAIKFAHEAIKVQCAAQLRLAEAFGKKETREYEPEREDEELAKKVHDLTYSKVYDIAKAGSAKHERSAAFGTIKEEVIASFSEEEQEEYNGLISKYFYKAEKAAVRDLTLNEGLRLDGRKTDEIRPIWCEVDYLPSTHGSAIFTRGETQALATVTLGTSRDANQIDMPSQEGEERFYLHYNFPPFSTGEARPIRGTSRREVGHGNLAQRALKGMVPDDCPYTVRVVSEVLESNGSSSMATVCSGTMALMDAGVQLKKPVSGIAMGLISDAETGKYAVLSDILGDEDHLGDMDFKVTGTEDGITACQMDIKVKGLSYEILVNALKQARDGRLHILGKLTDTIAVPNADVKPHSPKMVTRIIPNEFIGALIGPGGKVIQELQKETGTTIVINEDPVTEEGIVEILGTDQNGIDAVLTKIDSLMFKPEAGSVYEVKVIKMLDFGAVVEYQDAPGNEVLLHVSELAWERTENVTDVVNMGDVFDVKYMGIDSRTRKDRVSRKVLLPKPEGYKERPPRSNDRNDRNRGKDNRGRDNRDRKPRRD, from the coding sequence ATGATTCCAAAAGTATTTAAAGAGGTCATAGACCTTGGTGACGGTAGGGAAATTTCTATCGAAACCGGAAAATTGGCAAAGCAGGCCCACGGTTCTGTCGTTGTGCAATCAGGAAAGTGTATGCTATTGTGTACCGTTGTTTCCAACTACAAACAAAGCGATGTAGACTTTCTACCCCTTACGGTAGATTATCGCGAAAAATTTGCGGCCGCTGGCCGTTACCCTGGTGGGTTTTTCAAAAGAGAAGCCAGACCTAGTGATGGTGAAGTATTGACTATGCGTTTAGTGGATCGCGTTTTACGTCCGTTATTTCCGAAAGATTATCATGCCGAGACCCAAGTGATGATTCAGTTAATGTCTCATGATGAAGATGTTATGCCAGATGCCATGGCAGGTTTAGCCGCTTCTGCTGCTATTCAATTGTCAGATTTTCCTTTTGAATGTGCTATCTCCGAAGCAAGAGTTGGTCGTGTAAACGGTGAATTCATTATTAACCCAACTAGAGCCCAATTAGAAGAGTCTGACATCGATATGATGATAGGCGCATCTGCTGATTCTGTAATGATGGTTGAAGGTGAAATGGATGAAATTTCCGAAGAGGAAATGACCGAAGCTATCAAATTCGCACATGAGGCCATTAAGGTACAATGTGCCGCCCAGTTACGTTTGGCCGAAGCATTCGGTAAAAAGGAAACTAGAGAATACGAGCCAGAGAGAGAAGATGAAGAATTGGCCAAGAAGGTACACGACCTGACGTATAGCAAAGTATACGATATTGCCAAAGCAGGTTCTGCCAAGCACGAAAGAAGTGCAGCTTTTGGCACTATCAAAGAAGAAGTTATCGCCTCTTTTTCCGAAGAAGAACAAGAAGAGTACAACGGATTAATCTCCAAATATTTCTATAAGGCAGAGAAGGCCGCTGTACGTGATTTAACCTTAAATGAAGGGTTACGTTTAGATGGGCGTAAAACGGATGAGATCAGACCAATTTGGTGTGAGGTCGATTACTTACCTTCTACACACGGTTCAGCCATCTTTACAAGGGGTGAGACCCAAGCTTTGGCTACGGTAACCCTTGGTACGTCTAGAGATGCCAATCAAATAGATATGCCTTCTCAAGAAGGTGAAGAGCGTTTCTACTTACACTATAACTTTCCTCCATTTTCAACTGGGGAAGCCAGACCTATTCGTGGTACTTCACGAAGAGAAGTCGGTCATGGTAATTTAGCTCAACGAGCTCTAAAGGGTATGGTGCCCGATGATTGCCCTTATACCGTTCGTGTGGTTTCAGAAGTATTAGAATCTAATGGTTCTTCTTCTATGGCTACAGTTTGTTCTGGTACGATGGCTTTAATGGATGCCGGTGTACAATTGAAAAAACCAGTTTCCGGTATTGCCATGGGATTAATATCTGATGCAGAAACCGGAAAATATGCCGTGCTTTCAGATATCTTGGGTGATGAAGATCACTTGGGTGACATGGACTTTAAAGTAACAGGTACTGAAGACGGTATTACCGCTTGCCAGATGGATATTAAGGTAAAAGGCCTTTCGTATGAAATCTTGGTAAATGCCTTGAAACAAGCAAGAGACGGTCGTTTACACATTCTCGGTAAATTAACTGACACTATTGCGGTACCGAATGCTGATGTGAAGCCTCATTCTCCGAAAATGGTAACCAGAATAATCCCGAACGAATTTATTGGAGCCCTTATCGGACCTGGCGGAAAGGTTATTCAAGAACTACAGAAAGAAACCGGTACTACTATCGTTATTAACGAAGATCCCGTTACCGAAGAAGGTATCGTTGAAATTTTAGGTACCGACCAAAACGGTATCGATGCCGTATTGACCAAAATTGATTCATTGATGTTCAAGCCAGAAGCGGGTAGCGTTTATGAAGTTAAGGTCATCAAAATGTTAGATTTCGGTGCAGTAGTAGAGTACCAAGATGCCCCTGGCAACGAGGTATTGCTACACGTATCTGAATTAGCATGGGAACGTACCGAAAATGTAACCGATGTGGTCAACATGGGCGATGTCTTCGATGTGAAATACATGGGGATCGATTCTCGAACAAGAAAAGACCGTGTTTCTAGAAAAGTTCTTCTACCAAAGCCAGAAGGCTATAAAGAAAGACCTCCAAGAAGCAACGATCGTAACGATCGTAATCGCGGAAAAGACAACCGCGGTCGCGACAATAGAGATAGAAAACCGAGAAGAGATTAG
- a CDS encoding SSU ribosomal protein S15P: MYLSKEVKADIFKKYGGKAENTGSTEGQIALFTHRINHLTEHLKKNQKDYNTERSLVRLVGKRRSLLDYMIKNDIVKYRELIKELNIRK, from the coding sequence ATGTATCTAAGTAAAGAAGTAAAAGCCGACATCTTCAAGAAATATGGAGGCAAAGCAGAGAACACAGGTTCTACCGAAGGTCAGATTGCGTTGTTCACACACCGCATCAACCACCTAACCGAGCATTTGAAAAAAAATCAAAAAGACTACAACACTGAGCGTTCATTAGTTCGTTTGGTAGGTAAAAGAAGAAGTCTTCTTGATTATATGATAAAGAACGATATTGTTAAGTATCGTGAACTTATCAAAGAATTGAATATCAGAAAATAA
- a CDS encoding acetyl-CoA carboxylase carboxyl transferase subunit beta, producing MEEMTAWFKRKEKGIQTATEEKKDTPKGLWYKSPTGKIVESEELAKNFYVSPEDDYHVRIGSKEYFEIVFDNNKFKELDAKLTSKDPLKFEDTKKYSDRLKDAQKKTNLKDAVRTAVGKSLGKDLVVACMDFSFIGGSMGSVVGEKIARAIDYAIKKKLPFVMVSKSGGARMMEAALSLMQLAKTSAKLAQLAEAKIPYISLCTDPTTGGTTASYAMLGDINISEPGALIGFAGPRVVKEATGKELPDNFQTAEFVKEHGFLDFIVHRRDLKNKINLYIDLIQNNPVRS from the coding sequence ATGGAAGAAATGACGGCTTGGTTTAAGAGAAAAGAAAAAGGAATACAAACAGCTACCGAAGAGAAAAAAGACACCCCAAAAGGGCTCTGGTACAAATCTCCCACAGGGAAAATTGTAGAATCTGAAGAGTTGGCAAAAAACTTTTATGTAAGCCCTGAAGATGATTACCACGTTAGAATAGGTAGTAAAGAATATTTTGAGATCGTCTTTGACAATAATAAGTTCAAAGAGCTAGACGCTAAGCTTACCTCAAAGGATCCTTTAAAGTTTGAAGACACCAAAAAGTATTCTGACCGCCTAAAGGACGCTCAGAAAAAAACCAATCTAAAAGATGCCGTGCGTACTGCAGTAGGTAAGTCACTGGGCAAAGATTTGGTTGTAGCTTGTATGGATTTTAGCTTTATCGGAGGTTCAATGGGAAGTGTCGTCGGCGAGAAAATCGCACGTGCCATTGATTATGCCATCAAGAAAAAACTTCCTTTCGTAATGGTATCTAAATCTGGTGGGGCCCGAATGATGGAGGCTGCACTTTCGTTGATGCAGTTGGCCAAAACATCGGCCAAACTTGCACAGTTGGCAGAAGCTAAGATTCCTTATATATCTTTATGTACCGACCCAACAACAGGTGGCACTACTGCTTCTTATGCCATGCTTGGTGATATTAATATCTCAGAACCTGGTGCTTTAATTGGTTTTGCCGGTCCTAGAGTAGTAAAAGAAGCAACTGGAAAAGAGCTTCCCGACAACTTTCAAACGGCTGAATTCGTTAAAGAACATGGCTTTCTTGATTTTATAGTTCACCGCCGCGATTTGAAGAATAAAATCAATCTTTATATTGATTTAATTCAGAACAACCCGGTAAGGTCTTAA
- a CDS encoding fructose-bisphosphate aldolase — protein sequence MAHNIKPGVATGDEVQEIFKYAKEKAFALPAVNVIGSNTINGVLETAASLNAPVIIQFSNGGAQFNAGKGLSNENQKAAVLGAVAGAKHVHQLAEAYGATVILHTDHCAKKLLPWIDGMLDASEKHFAETGKSLFSSHMIDLSEEPIEENIEICKGYLERMSKMNMTLEIELGITGGEEDGVDNSDVDDSKLYTQPEEVAYAYEELSKVSHRFTIAAAFGNVHGVYKPGNVKLTPKILKNSQEHISEKYGVENNHIDFVFHGGSGSSVEEIREGISYGVIKMNIDTDLQYAFLSGVRDYVQDKKDYLQAQIGNPEGADEPNKKTYDPRVWLREGEKAFSERLKQAFADLNNIDTL from the coding sequence ATGGCCCACAATATCAAGCCCGGCGTTGCTACCGGAGATGAAGTTCAAGAAATTTTCAAATATGCAAAGGAAAAAGCTTTTGCATTGCCAGCGGTAAACGTAATAGGATCGAATACCATCAATGGTGTTTTAGAAACAGCTGCTAGCTTGAATGCTCCCGTAATCATTCAGTTCTCGAATGGAGGGGCTCAATTCAATGCAGGAAAAGGACTCTCAAACGAAAATCAAAAAGCGGCCGTATTAGGTGCGGTTGCCGGTGCAAAACATGTTCATCAATTGGCCGAGGCCTATGGTGCTACCGTAATTTTACATACAGACCATTGCGCGAAGAAATTGTTACCTTGGATCGATGGTATGTTAGATGCTAGTGAAAAACACTTCGCGGAAACTGGAAAATCTTTGTTCAGTTCTCATATGATCGATCTTTCGGAAGAGCCAATCGAGGAGAACATCGAAATTTGTAAGGGGTATTTAGAGCGCATGAGCAAAATGAACATGACGCTTGAAATCGAATTGGGTATTACAGGAGGCGAAGAAGACGGTGTAGACAATTCTGATGTAGATGATTCAAAACTTTACACGCAACCAGAAGAAGTTGCCTATGCTTACGAAGAACTTTCAAAAGTAAGCCATAGATTTACAATTGCTGCCGCTTTCGGTAATGTTCATGGGGTCTACAAACCAGGTAATGTTAAATTGACTCCGAAAATTTTAAAGAATTCACAAGAACATATCTCTGAGAAATATGGGGTAGAAAACAATCATATCGATTTTGTTTTTCATGGTGGTTCCGGTTCTTCGGTAGAAGAAATAAGGGAAGGCATCAGCTACGGAGTTATAAAAATGAACATCGATACCGATTTGCAATATGCGTTCTTATCCGGTGTTCGTGATTATGTTCAAGATAAAAAAGATTATTTACAGGCTCAAATCGGAAACCCTGAAGGAGCTGACGAGCCTAACAAAAAAACTTATGACCCACGCGTGTGGTTGAGGGAAGGTGAAAAAGCGTTTTCTGAGCGTTTGAAACAAGCTTTCGCAGATTTAAACAACATTGACACCCTATAA
- a CDS encoding outer membrane protein assembly factor BamA yields the protein MGAMITSLRITNTCAKISLLFLVVVINSCNTLKRVGENELLLTENTIFADGEEVKDEAIESLILQEPNTTLLGYPLRLNLYNLAKKNPDSSYQAWLYRKEKREPRLVRLLSKKQVDRLGESFLVTGLSEWLKNIGEAPVVVDTTKARRTLERLSAYYGSKGYFNNNTTFDIDSLSKKKRAKVYYQVDLGKPFFIDSLSHEIASKAIDSLYQLNNELSFVKQGDQFDLTQFSRERERLSSTFRNSGVYNFQESSISYDIATDTTKVADDQQMNIELNIDNFKRRGDTAVTSSEYKVYRFDKINIYTDYLYDESDSEQKFISYGDYNIFYHDKLRFKPKTLANAVFFKKDSIYRDIDRTRTYRQITNLGVFKYPTITSEPNGDSNTLDANIYLAARPKYSLGTSFEITRSNIQQVGLALSPSLQARNLFGGAENLSLAGRLSIGSSNDPSIIDNRFFNIQEYGVDLNLDIPRIWFPFFNTNSIIPSYTLPRTRISLGTSFQKNIGLDKQAFNSVLSYNWVPSDFIKHNVELINLQFVRNVNIDRFFNVYRNSYEQLDEVADLFDNANLYPELEPFFETTGTSTDPRLIIPSGTTGFTQAVLNNEITTTAAQLQTVSRIEERRDRLTENNLIFASNYTLNLNNRETITDNTFYQFRFKVESAGNLLSAISEIIPFEENENEDRLIFGVPYSQYIKTEFDYVKYWNVSRDNVLALRTFFGIAIPYGNSNNIPFVRSYFAGGANDIRAWSPYSLGPGSTDAINDFNEANLKIGVNLEYRFPLIGDLKGALFADAGNIWNVFDNVEDPAATFTGFKSLEDIALGTGFGLRYDFTYFVLRADLGFKTYNPANEISQRWFTDFDFSNAVLQIGINYPF from the coding sequence TTGGGGGCTATGATCACATCGTTACGCATCACCAATACGTGCGCTAAAATAAGCCTATTATTTCTAGTGGTGGTGATCAATTCTTGTAACACCCTTAAAAGGGTCGGAGAAAATGAACTCTTGCTTACAGAAAATACTATTTTCGCCGATGGGGAAGAGGTCAAAGATGAGGCTATTGAGAGTTTAATTCTTCAAGAACCGAATACAACTTTACTGGGTTATCCGCTCCGCTTGAACCTTTATAACCTTGCCAAGAAAAACCCTGATTCTTCGTATCAGGCCTGGCTTTATCGGAAAGAAAAAAGAGAACCGAGACTGGTTCGATTGTTATCAAAAAAACAAGTTGACCGATTAGGTGAGTCTTTTTTGGTTACCGGCCTCAGCGAGTGGCTTAAAAACATAGGGGAAGCCCCTGTCGTCGTAGACACCACCAAAGCAAGACGTACTTTAGAGCGGTTAAGTGCTTATTATGGCAGTAAGGGGTATTTTAACAACAATACAACTTTTGACATTGACTCGTTATCGAAAAAGAAACGCGCCAAAGTTTACTATCAAGTAGATTTAGGAAAACCTTTCTTTATAGACTCATTATCTCATGAAATAGCCTCGAAGGCAATCGACTCTCTTTACCAACTTAATAATGAACTGTCTTTTGTAAAACAGGGTGACCAGTTCGACCTGACCCAATTTTCAAGGGAACGTGAAAGGTTGAGCAGTACCTTTAGAAATTCAGGGGTCTACAACTTTCAAGAGAGCTCCATATCATACGATATCGCTACCGACACCACCAAAGTGGCCGATGACCAGCAAATGAATATCGAGCTGAACATCGATAATTTTAAAAGAAGAGGTGATACTGCCGTAACCTCAAGCGAGTATAAGGTATACCGGTTCGATAAAATAAATATCTATACCGATTATCTTTACGACGAGAGCGATAGTGAGCAAAAATTTATCAGCTACGGCGACTACAATATATTTTATCACGATAAACTCAGGTTTAAGCCCAAAACCCTGGCCAATGCTGTTTTCTTTAAAAAAGATAGTATTTATAGGGATATTGACAGAACCAGAACCTACAGACAGATTACAAATTTAGGGGTGTTCAAATATCCGACGATTACTTCTGAACCTAACGGGGATAGCAACACTTTGGATGCCAACATTTATCTTGCCGCGAGACCTAAATATTCGTTAGGAACGTCTTTTGAAATTACGCGATCGAACATTCAGCAAGTAGGCTTGGCACTGAGCCCTTCATTACAGGCCCGAAACCTTTTTGGCGGTGCGGAAAACCTTAGTTTAGCAGGTAGGCTCAGTATTGGTTCTTCGAACGACCCAAGCATAATAGACAATCGTTTTTTCAATATACAAGAATATGGCGTCGACCTTAATTTAGATATACCTCGCATATGGTTTCCGTTTTTTAATACAAATTCTATCATTCCCAGTTATACACTTCCAAGAACTCGTATATCACTTGGTACCAGTTTTCAAAAAAACATAGGTCTTGACAAACAAGCCTTTAATAGCGTGTTAAGCTACAATTGGGTTCCTTCCGATTTCATCAAACATAACGTAGAACTTATTAACCTACAATTCGTGCGAAATGTCAATATTGATCGTTTTTTTAACGTTTATCGAAACTCGTATGAGCAATTAGACGAGGTAGCAGACCTTTTTGACAATGCCAACCTCTACCCTGAACTTGAACCTTTTTTTGAAACAACAGGTACTTCGACCGATCCAAGGCTTATTATTCCATCAGGCACCACAGGCTTTACCCAGGCGGTATTAAATAATGAAATAACTACTACGGCCGCTCAGTTGCAGACTGTCAGCAGAATTGAAGAAAGGAGGGATAGGTTGACAGAAAACAACCTGATATTCGCTAGTAACTATACCTTAAATTTGAATAATCGAGAAACCATAACCGACAATACCTTCTACCAGTTTCGTTTTAAAGTGGAAAGTGCCGGAAATCTTTTATCTGCCATTTCAGAAATTATTCCTTTCGAAGAAAATGAGAATGAAGACCGTCTCATATTCGGGGTACCCTATAGTCAATATATAAAGACTGAATTCGATTATGTGAAATATTGGAATGTATCTCGTGACAATGTCTTGGCATTACGTACATTTTTTGGTATTGCTATACCTTACGGTAACTCTAACAACATCCCCTTTGTACGAAGTTACTTTGCAGGAGGCGCCAATGATATTCGGGCATGGTCGCCTTATTCTTTGGGGCCTGGTAGCACTGATGCTATTAATGATTTCAATGAAGCCAATCTCAAAATAGGTGTAAACCTTGAATATCGATTTCCGCTCATAGGCGATTTAAAGGGTGCGCTCTTTGCCGATGCCGGTAATATTTGGAACGTATTTGACAATGTTGAAGATCCGGCAGCTACTTTTACGGGTTTTAAATCATTAGAAGATATTGCCTTGGGTACGGGGTTCGGCCTACGTTACGATTTCACTTACTTTGTGCTTCGAGCCGATTTGGGTTTCAAAACTTACAACCCTGCCAATGAAATTTCCCAAAGATGGTTCACAGATTTCGACTTTTCAAACGCCGTGCTTCAAATCGGTATCAACTACCCCTTCTAA
- a CDS encoding TrmH family RNA methyltransferase → MIVKSQIKLIRSLHQKKYRNENGLFFVEGKKAVQELLNSRFAVVKVYSTELGLLPASNEIVELITEAELKKISALNTPNKVLGIFKIPKIEQVNFDDWIVAVDDVRDPGNLGTIIRLCDWFGIKHLICSKETVDCYNPKTLQATMGSIARVNVGYTDLYDFLKTLEVPIYGAFMNGEVVYENKLPKSGVLVMGNEANGISEKIESLINQKISIPQFGMQATESLNVATATAILLNEIRRG, encoded by the coding sequence ATGATTGTTAAAAGCCAAATAAAACTTATAAGAAGTCTGCATCAAAAAAAGTACCGCAATGAAAACGGGCTTTTTTTTGTTGAAGGAAAAAAGGCTGTTCAAGAGTTGTTGAACTCTCGATTTGCTGTGGTAAAGGTATATAGTACTGAATTAGGATTACTACCTGCTTCAAATGAGATAGTTGAATTGATTACCGAGGCCGAGCTTAAAAAAATTAGTGCATTGAATACCCCGAATAAAGTTTTGGGTATCTTCAAGATTCCAAAGATTGAGCAAGTAAATTTTGATGATTGGATAGTTGCCGTAGATGATGTTCGGGATCCCGGGAATTTAGGTACCATAATAAGGTTATGTGATTGGTTCGGAATTAAACATCTTATATGTTCTAAGGAGACCGTTGACTGCTATAACCCGAAAACATTACAAGCAACAATGGGTTCCATTGCAAGGGTCAACGTTGGGTATACCGATTTATATGACTTTCTTAAGACATTGGAGGTGCCGATTTATGGCGCTTTTATGAATGGGGAGGTGGTTTACGAAAACAAGCTGCCAAAGTCTGGCGTTCTCGTTATGGGTAATGAAGCCAATGGAATTTCTGAAAAAATAGAGAGTCTTATAAATCAAAAAATAAGTATACCTCAATTTGGTATGCAGGCCACAGAGAGTTTGAATGTGGCAACGGCTACTGCAATTTTATTGAACGAAATAAGAAGAGGGTAG
- a CDS encoding putative protein-translocating porin PorT: MKRFFLLLGIALCMTSAVSAQFNADPILNIENKDKKFLNYGYFLGFNRYGFKFDYKEDRGNQSTDIQVLKSTGFNVGLIGEMRLHEFLDLRLEPGLYYNARTLGFPGFQATEEGERNAIREVKSTYINFPLLLKINTKRFGNWKPFLVAGPSASLNLGSNEDSPDDNSSGTFRMKKWTYNYELGFGIDFYLEYFKFTPSIRGVFGLTDELIRDVDPNSPWTGNIEKMSTRGLFINFTFE; this comes from the coding sequence ATGAAAAGATTTTTTTTGCTTTTGGGAATTGCGTTGTGTATGACCTCGGCAGTTAGCGCTCAGTTTAACGCCGATCCCATTCTAAATATTGAAAATAAAGACAAAAAGTTTCTTAACTACGGATACTTTCTAGGTTTTAACCGCTACGGATTCAAATTTGATTATAAAGAAGACCGAGGCAATCAAAGTACGGACATTCAAGTTCTTAAATCTACAGGATTTAACGTAGGTCTTATCGGTGAAATGAGGCTTCATGAATTTTTAGACCTTCGACTTGAACCAGGTCTCTACTACAATGCCAGAACACTAGGTTTTCCCGGGTTTCAAGCTACAGAAGAAGGCGAGAGAAATGCGATTCGCGAAGTTAAATCTACATACATCAACTTTCCTTTATTATTAAAAATAAATACCAAACGTTTTGGTAATTGGAAACCTTTCTTGGTTGCGGGGCCATCAGCCTCACTAAACCTAGGTAGCAACGAAGATAGCCCCGATGATAATAGTAGTGGTACTTTCAGGATGAAAAAGTGGACATACAACTACGAGCTTGGTTTTGGCATCGATTTCTATCTCGAATACTTTAAGTTCACCCCCTCTATAAGAGGCGTTTTTGGCCTTACCGACGAACTGATTAGAGATGTTGACCCCAATAGCCCATGGACGGGCAATATTGAAAAAATGAGCACTCGTGGCCTTTTTATTAATTTCACTTTTGAGTAA
- a CDS encoding demethylmenaquinone methyltransferase/2-methoxy-6-polyprenyl-1,4-benzoquinol methylase: MAKKVLPYKDSELGKKDQVTKMFDTISGSYDGLNRVISFGIDIKWRNRVVDIIKASRPKTILDIATGTGDLAINLVKTGAESIVGLDISPGMLEVGKKKIEHKNLNQAIEMVVGDSENLPFSENSFDAITVAFGVRNFENLEKGLAEIYRVLATGGTFVVLETSVPTKSPYKQGYGFYTKNVLPVIGKLFSKDRSAYAYLSESASVFPHGEAFNNILRKIGFIEVENKPQTFGVASIYIAKK, translated from the coding sequence ATGGCTAAAAAGGTATTACCGTATAAAGATTCTGAACTTGGCAAAAAAGACCAGGTTACGAAAATGTTCGATACTATTTCAGGCAGCTATGACGGTCTAAATAGAGTCATTTCATTTGGCATAGATATTAAATGGAGGAATCGTGTTGTTGATATTATCAAAGCCTCTCGACCCAAAACCATTCTAGATATTGCCACAGGAACAGGCGATTTGGCCATAAACTTAGTAAAGACCGGAGCCGAATCTATAGTTGGATTGGACATTTCACCAGGCATGCTTGAAGTTGGCAAGAAAAAAATTGAGCATAAAAATTTAAACCAGGCTATTGAAATGGTTGTGGGCGATAGTGAAAACCTACCCTTTTCAGAAAACAGTTTTGATGCTATTACCGTAGCATTTGGCGTTCGTAATTTTGAGAACCTTGAAAAAGGTTTAGCCGAAATCTATCGTGTTCTGGCTACTGGCGGTACTTTTGTGGTATTGGAGACGTCAGTACCGACAAAGTCACCGTACAAACAAGGCTATGGTTTCTATACCAAAAATGTGTTGCCCGTAATTGGGAAACTCTTTTCAAAAGACCGTTCTGCCTATGCCTATTTGAGTGAATCGGCATCTGTTTTTCCGCATGGTGAAGCGTTCAACAATATTTTGAGAAAAATCGGGTTTATAGAGGTAGAGAACAAACCCCAGACATTTGGGGTGGCATCTATATATATAGCCAAAAAGTAA
- a CDS encoding trk system potassium uptake protein TrkA, giving the protein MKIIIAGAGEVGFHLAKLLSYESQDITLIDTNKESLAYADTHLDIRVLRGDATSIAVLKDANVQDSSLMIGVTASETTNLTLCMLAKQLGCKQTIARISNTEFVENRETLRFSELGIDELISPEELAATEIKLLLNKSAFNDTYEFEMGKLIMVGVSLPPSAPFVGKMVKEAAKIFPELHFMPIALQRTGTQYTVIPRGDTVFKDGDQVYFITTTEGVEELYKLTGKKKEEIKNVMILGGSKVGFKAARDLCMNRFNVKLIEKDKEKAFDLADDLPNALVINGDGRNVELLEEESLESMDAFIAVTGNSETNIMSCLVAKSKRIKKTIALVENMDYFQLSHSIGIDTLINKKLLAANNIFRHIRKGEVVALMRLNNLNAEILEFVVKPTSRVTGNLIRELDFPRSATIGGVVRDDEGIIALGGFEIKAGDRVVVCCLPEAIPKIERLFL; this is encoded by the coding sequence ATGAAAATTATTATTGCAGGTGCCGGTGAAGTAGGTTTTCATCTGGCAAAACTGCTGTCTTACGAATCTCAAGACATTACACTTATAGATACTAACAAAGAAAGTCTGGCCTACGCCGATACCCATTTGGATATTCGCGTATTGCGAGGCGATGCTACTTCTATTGCGGTATTGAAAGATGCCAATGTTCAAGATTCAAGTTTGATGATCGGTGTCACCGCTTCTGAAACTACGAATTTGACTCTATGTATGTTGGCCAAGCAATTGGGGTGTAAACAAACTATTGCCAGAATTTCTAATACTGAATTTGTCGAAAATCGTGAAACCCTTCGTTTTTCAGAATTGGGTATAGATGAACTTATTTCTCCGGAGGAGTTGGCGGCGACGGAAATAAAGTTGCTGTTGAACAAGTCGGCCTTCAACGATACCTATGAATTCGAAATGGGCAAGTTGATTATGGTCGGTGTCTCGTTACCACCTTCGGCCCCATTCGTGGGCAAGATGGTCAAAGAGGCTGCAAAAATATTTCCTGAACTGCATTTTATGCCGATTGCGTTACAGCGTACAGGAACCCAATATACGGTAATACCTCGTGGTGATACGGTCTTTAAAGATGGTGATCAAGTTTACTTTATTACGACCACAGAGGGAGTAGAAGAACTTTATAAACTCACTGGGAAGAAGAAGGAGGAAATCAAGAACGTAATGATTCTTGGAGGGAGCAAGGTAGGTTTTAAAGCCGCCCGCGATCTTTGTATGAATCGCTTCAACGTTAAGTTAATTGAGAAAGATAAAGAAAAGGCCTTTGATTTGGCCGATGACCTGCCAAATGCCTTGGTAATTAATGGAGACGGTAGAAACGTAGAGCTCTTAGAAGAAGAAAGCCTTGAATCTATGGATGCGTTTATTGCCGTTACAGGTAACTCCGAAACCAATATTATGTCTTGTTTGGTAGCCAAGTCGAAACGTATCAAGAAAACTATAGCCTTGGTGGAGAATATGGATTATTTTCAACTTTCACATTCTATAGGAATTGATACTTTGATCAACAAAAAACTTTTGGCGGCCAATAATATTTTCCGGCACATTCGAAAAGGAGAAGTAGTGGCCTTGATGAGGTTGAACAATTTGAACGCCGAAATCCTTGAATTCGTAGTAAAGCCTACATCCCGGGTAACCGGTAATCTCATTAGAGAGCTCGATTTTCCGCGTTCAGCTACTATTGGTGGTGTTGTGCGAGATGATGAAGGTATTATTGCCTTGGGTGGTTTTGAAATTAAGGCGGGCGACCGAGTGGTGGTCTGCTGTCTTCCGGAAGCTATTCCGAAAATTGAACGATTGTTTCTTTAA